Proteins from a single region of Sandaracinaceae bacterium:
- a CDS encoding HD domain-containing protein, with translation MLALTTTQRAQIPDDVVDLCRRLHEHGERGWIVGGCIRDVLLGRSISDWDVATSATPDCVQRVFRKVIPTGIEHGTVTVLHRGTPYEVTTLRGEGAYTDGRRPDEVFFVTDIDRDLARRDFTVNAIAYDPLEDTLIDPLGGLADLESRRLRAVGAPAERFGEDGLRILRGARFCATLGFDLEAATEAAFAGAIGVFAKVSRERVRDEWLKTMRAERPSRAFEVMRRTGILDVTLPELVEQHGCEQNRWHAYDVWHHTMAVLDAMRGDPTDKLSALLHDIAKPRTRALSEKTHDYTFYNHERVGADMADAFLREYRFSNDERQRVVHLVRHHLVCYQSSWTDAAVRRFVQRVGRDGIDPLLRLAEADALGKGRPVEEELASLVELRARVDTLMAAGAALSTGDLAVNGRDVLARLEGRGGPVVGEILRELLEAVLEDPTLNERDRLLGALDAAVAARREGASA, from the coding sequence ATGCTGGCCTTGACCACGACCCAACGCGCGCAGATTCCCGACGACGTCGTGGACCTCTGCCGTCGTCTGCACGAGCACGGCGAGCGCGGCTGGATCGTGGGCGGCTGCATCCGCGACGTGTTGCTGGGACGGTCCATCTCGGACTGGGACGTGGCCACCAGCGCCACCCCCGATTGCGTGCAGCGCGTCTTCCGCAAGGTCATCCCCACGGGGATCGAGCACGGCACCGTGACGGTGTTGCACCGCGGCACCCCCTACGAGGTGACCACCCTGCGCGGCGAGGGCGCCTACACGGACGGGCGCCGGCCGGACGAGGTGTTCTTTGTCACGGACATCGATCGCGACCTCGCGCGACGGGACTTCACCGTCAACGCCATCGCCTACGACCCGCTCGAGGACACGCTGATCGACCCCCTCGGCGGGCTCGCGGACCTCGAGTCGCGGCGTCTGCGCGCCGTGGGTGCACCGGCCGAGCGCTTCGGCGAAGACGGCCTGCGCATCCTCCGTGGGGCGCGCTTCTGCGCCACCCTGGGTTTCGACCTCGAGGCCGCCACCGAGGCCGCGTTCGCTGGGGCCATCGGCGTGTTCGCCAAGGTGAGCCGTGAGCGTGTGCGCGACGAGTGGTTGAAGACCATGCGCGCCGAGCGTCCTTCCCGCGCCTTCGAGGTGATGCGTCGCACGGGCATCCTCGACGTGACGCTGCCCGAGCTCGTCGAGCAGCACGGCTGCGAGCAGAACCGCTGGCATGCCTACGACGTCTGGCACCACACGATGGCCGTGCTGGACGCGATGCGCGGTGACCCCACCGACAAGCTCTCCGCGCTGCTGCACGACATCGCCAAGCCCCGCACGCGGGCGCTGAGCGAGAAGACCCACGACTACACCTTCTACAACCACGAACGCGTCGGCGCAGACATGGCGGACGCGTTCCTGCGTGAGTACCGCTTCAGCAACGACGAGCGGCAGCGCGTGGTGCACTTGGTGCGCCACCACCTGGTCTGTTACCAGTCCAGCTGGACCGACGCGGCCGTGCGCCGCTTCGTTCAGCGGGTGGGGCGCGACGGCATCGACCCGCTCTTGCGGTTGGCAGAGGCGGACGCGCTCGGCAAGGGGCGCCCGGTCGAAGAAGAGCTGGCGAGCCTCGTGGAGCTCCGCGCGCGGGTGGACACGCTGATGGCCGCCGGGGCGGCGCTGTCCACCGGGGACCTGGCCGTCAACGGGCGGGACGTGCTCGCGCGCTTGGAGGGACGCGGCGGACCCGTGGTCGGCGAGATCCTGCGCGAGCTGCTCGAGGCCGTGCTGGAGGACCCGACGCTGAACGAACGCGACCGGCTGCTCGGCGCCCTGGACGCCGCCGTCGCGGCGCGCCGCGAAGGAGCGTCTGCGTGA